A genomic region of Candidatus Eisenbacteria bacterium contains the following coding sequences:
- a CDS encoding ABC transporter ATP-binding protein: MDERNAGPGAGVAPPGAGPAPAPLAASAGDLTRRFGDFTAVDHVSFEVRAGEIFGFLGPNGAGKTTTIKMLTALLKPSSGRASVAGFDVARDAREIKRRVGYMSQLFSLYADLTVDENIAFFSGIYGVARERRAERRDWVVGMAGLAEHTRRLTGELPLGWKQRLALGCAVLHEPPVLFLDEPTSGVDPISRRSFWDLIGGMAEAGTTVFVSTHYMEEAEYCHRLALMNRGRLIALDTPAALRAAMREPILEVRTDHGAESVEALRLLPGVLEAGMFGRAVHVAVADVAAVRAAIPGALGSRGIRLAGVAEIPPSLEDVFISRVRQEGGAIDG; encoded by the coding sequence ATGGACGAACGGAACGCGGGTCCGGGCGCGGGTGTCGCCCCCCCGGGCGCGGGCCCCGCCCCGGCGCCCCTCGCCGCGAGCGCCGGCGATCTCACGCGCCGCTTCGGTGACTTCACCGCCGTGGATCACGTCAGCTTCGAGGTCCGCGCCGGGGAGATCTTCGGCTTCCTGGGGCCGAACGGCGCCGGCAAGACCACCACCATCAAGATGCTCACCGCGCTGCTCAAACCTTCCTCAGGTCGCGCATCCGTGGCGGGCTTCGACGTGGCCCGCGACGCGCGCGAGATCAAGCGCCGCGTGGGCTACATGTCGCAGCTCTTCTCGCTGTACGCCGACCTGACGGTGGACGAGAACATCGCGTTCTTCTCCGGCATCTATGGCGTGGCGCGGGAGCGCCGGGCGGAGCGGCGCGACTGGGTGGTGGGCATGGCGGGCCTGGCCGAGCACACGCGGCGCCTCACCGGCGAACTGCCGCTGGGCTGGAAGCAGCGCCTGGCGCTGGGCTGCGCGGTGCTGCACGAGCCGCCGGTGCTGTTCCTGGACGAGCCCACCTCCGGGGTGGACCCCATCTCCCGCCGCTCCTTCTGGGACCTGATCGGTGGCATGGCCGAGGCCGGCACCACCGTGTTCGTGAGCACGCACTACATGGAGGAGGCCGAGTACTGCCACCGGCTGGCGCTCATGAACCGCGGGCGGCTGATCGCGCTCGACACGCCCGCGGCGCTGCGCGCGGCCATGCGCGAGCCCATCCTGGAAGTGCGCACCGACCACGGCGCGGAGTCGGTGGAGGCGCTGCGCCTGCTCCCGGGGGTGCTGGAGGCGGGCATGTTCGGGCGCGCCGTGCACGTGGCGGTGGCGGACGTCGCCGCGGTCCGCGCCGCGATACCCGGCGCGCTGGGCTCCCGCGGCATCCGCCTGGCCGGGGTGGCGGAGATCCCGCCGTCGCTGGAGGACGTGTTCATCTCCCGCGTCCGCCAGGAGGGGGGCGCGATCGATGGGTAG
- a CDS encoding PEP-CTERM sorting domain-containing protein: MTSCTRRLSVAGLCLALAAFAVQPSGATILDLTTLGASGFIGSAYFKQVEHQSTGSGVINPFVRLQHSDWEQGFNTDYRPLSGDLAHVNSSASFTHSIKFDDFGVVDREGTPSIRFLLDINQTGNSPMLSLDKLKIYAADAPDIHSNSSLASLGTLVYDMGSDNKIYLDYSLESGSGAGDMFAYLPQSLVQPYAGKYLYLYSKFGATGGAYATNDGFEEWASIDAANGTPAPVPEPRTLILLGGGMVGLVALRRRHS, from the coding sequence ATGACCTCGTGCACGCGCAGACTCTCGGTCGCCGGTCTGTGCCTGGCCCTGGCGGCGTTCGCCGTCCAGCCGTCCGGCGCGACGATCCTCGACCTCACCACGCTGGGCGCCAGCGGCTTCATCGGCAGCGCGTACTTCAAGCAGGTGGAGCACCAGTCCACGGGCAGCGGCGTGATCAACCCGTTCGTGAGGCTGCAGCACTCCGATTGGGAGCAGGGCTTCAACACGGACTATCGCCCGCTCTCCGGGGACCTGGCGCACGTGAACAGCAGCGCCTCGTTCACTCATTCGATCAAGTTCGACGACTTCGGGGTCGTGGACCGTGAGGGCACCCCGTCCATCCGCTTCCTGCTGGACATCAACCAGACGGGCAACTCGCCGATGCTGTCGCTGGACAAGCTCAAGATCTACGCGGCGGACGCGCCGGATATCCACAGCAACTCCTCACTGGCTTCCCTCGGCACGCTGGTGTACGACATGGGCTCGGACAACAAGATCTACCTCGACTACTCGCTGGAGAGCGGCAGCGGCGCCGGGGACATGTTCGCCTACCTGCCACAGAGCCTGGTCCAGCCCTACGCCGGCAAGTACCTGTACCTGTACTCCAAGTTCGGCGCCACCGGCGGGGCCTACGCCACCAACGACGGGTTCGAGGAGTGGGCGAGCATTGACGCCGCCAACGGCACTCCCGCACCGGTCCCCGAGCCCCGGACCCTGATTCTGCTGGGCGGCGGGATGGTCGGCCTCGTGGCCCTGCGCCGACGTCACTCCTGA
- a CDS encoding TonB-dependent receptor: MVLDTVRVVAPRPSDAERLARSPGFSTALTVGPRGARDGGVAAELRRAPGLHVSTTGGPGAFATLSIRGSSAAQVGYYLDGVPLRWSEFGAVNLNDLPYESLARIEVHRGHVPFELGAGAPGGAVNLVSDTSRAVRARAAMAAGSYGDRQESFGASLLAAGATAHFALSHETYRGDFAYRSDNGTWFEAGDDTGVVRVNNDLDRWRGSLLATRGRVAVGAYAFSSAQGLPGPGYFQAYHSRFRSSGGAARVRARLWERESAGLLSAEAFYTRGEAHFEDPRGELKVGYLESRSTDQVLGARLHGTRRLGRGAELGAAIQQTVEHWAPEFVLPKRTARGANRSSGVLGARASLQRERLEATAGARAEWWADRGSTIDRMGRATPPMGGAMESRILPVAGVSVRALPGLWLKADAAVYQRLPSMSERFGVEGSQVGNPSLRPERGTSQDAGFAWRLARGPSAFELEGAYFWGTVTDAIVPEQNSQRTAIPQNSGRVRVSGEELRARAALGALEAEASATWLSAVDKSGDVTRAGKQLPGRPEFEAFARAMWNAGPLRPTLRAQHVGRNWLDRAHAEGSLAASRTLWALELEAPIEPAGLALRFALDNLTDRRASDLFGYPLPGRTARLTLRWTSAPGSTGPDAPAGRRPELP, encoded by the coding sequence ATGGTCCTCGACACCGTCCGCGTGGTGGCCCCGCGCCCGTCCGACGCGGAGCGGCTGGCGCGCTCGCCGGGATTCTCCACCGCGCTGACGGTGGGCCCCCGAGGCGCCCGGGATGGGGGTGTGGCCGCGGAGCTGCGGCGCGCCCCGGGCCTGCACGTGAGCACCACTGGTGGGCCTGGGGCGTTTGCCACGCTCTCCATCCGCGGCAGCTCGGCGGCCCAGGTAGGCTACTACCTGGACGGCGTGCCGCTGCGCTGGAGCGAGTTCGGCGCGGTGAACCTCAACGACCTGCCCTACGAGAGCCTCGCGCGCATCGAGGTGCACCGCGGGCACGTGCCCTTCGAACTTGGCGCGGGCGCGCCGGGGGGCGCGGTCAACCTGGTGAGCGACACCTCCCGCGCGGTGCGGGCGCGGGCAGCCATGGCGGCGGGCTCGTACGGCGACCGGCAGGAGTCCTTCGGCGCCTCGCTGCTCGCGGCCGGCGCCACGGCCCATTTCGCGCTCTCGCACGAGACCTACCGCGGAGACTTCGCCTACCGCAGCGACAACGGCACGTGGTTCGAAGCGGGAGACGACACCGGCGTGGTCCGCGTCAACAACGACCTGGACCGGTGGCGCGGTTCGCTGCTGGCGACGCGCGGGCGTGTCGCCGTGGGCGCCTACGCCTTCTCCTCCGCGCAGGGCCTGCCGGGACCCGGCTATTTCCAGGCGTACCACTCGCGCTTCCGCTCCTCGGGCGGAGCGGCCCGCGTCCGCGCCCGCCTGTGGGAGCGGGAAAGCGCCGGGCTGCTGAGCGCCGAGGCGTTCTACACCCGCGGCGAAGCGCACTTCGAGGACCCGCGCGGCGAGTTGAAGGTGGGCTACCTGGAATCACGCAGCACCGACCAGGTGCTCGGGGCGCGACTGCACGGCACGCGGAGGCTGGGGCGTGGCGCGGAGCTGGGAGCGGCAATCCAGCAGACGGTGGAGCACTGGGCGCCGGAGTTCGTGCTGCCGAAGCGCACGGCGCGCGGCGCCAACCGATCTTCGGGCGTGCTGGGCGCGCGCGCTTCCCTGCAGCGCGAGCGGCTGGAGGCAACCGCCGGGGCGCGCGCCGAGTGGTGGGCGGACCGCGGTTCCACCATCGACCGCATGGGGCGAGCCACGCCTCCGATGGGTGGCGCGATGGAATCGCGCATCCTGCCCGTGGCGGGCGTCTCGGTGCGCGCTCTGCCCGGGCTGTGGCTCAAGGCGGATGCGGCCGTCTACCAGCGGCTTCCGAGCATGTCGGAACGCTTCGGCGTCGAGGGCTCACAGGTGGGCAACCCCTCGCTGCGCCCGGAGCGCGGCACCAGCCAGGATGCCGGTTTCGCGTGGCGGCTGGCGCGGGGCCCGAGTGCCTTCGAATTGGAAGGCGCGTACTTCTGGGGCACGGTCACCGACGCCATCGTGCCGGAGCAGAACTCGCAGCGGACCGCCATCCCGCAGAACAGCGGTCGGGTGCGCGTGTCGGGGGAGGAACTGCGCGCCCGCGCCGCGCTCGGGGCGCTGGAGGCCGAGGCCTCGGCCACATGGCTTTCCGCCGTGGACAAGTCGGGCGATGTCACCCGCGCGGGCAAGCAACTGCCCGGCCGCCCCGAGTTCGAGGCGTTTGCCCGGGCGATGTGGAATGCCGGCCCTCTGCGTCCCACGCTGCGTGCGCAACACGTGGGCCGCAACTGGCTGGACCGCGCCCACGCGGAGGGCTCGCTGGCCGCTTCGCGCACCCTGTGGGCGCTGGAGCTGGAGGCGCCCATCGAACCCGCCGGCCTGGCCCTGCGCTTCGCGCTCGACAACCTGACCGACCGTCGCGCCTCCGATCTCTTTGGATACCCGCTTCCGGGCCGAACCGCCCGGCTCACTCTCCGATGGACCTCCGCGCCCGGCTCCACCGGGCCCGACGCACCCGCCGGCCGCCGGCCGGAGTTGCCCTGA
- a CDS encoding ABC transporter permease yields MVRKEFRQLFRDPRLARMVLVSPMIQLIIFGYAVSTDIRHTRTFVVDHDHTRASRELVRSFTAAGYFKIVGRSERSADLVNAMDHGSATVGIEIPPGFARALTAGGEGATVQVILDGTNSNTATVAQGYAERIVTAYGARVAGSRFVPPVDVRERAWFNPDLASRNYNIPAVVGTIILLVCLLLTSLAVVRERELGTLEQLRVSPLEPWEMIAGKTIPFALIGLLDQALILGAAVLWFHIPFTGALGLLLLASLCFLMTALGLGLFISSISTTQQEAFMSTFLVFQPMMLLSGFMFPVSSMPAAFRWFTLLNPLRHYLEIIRGIFLKGAGLDALWPQYGALLAMGCAVMWLATNRFRRISG; encoded by the coding sequence ATGGTGCGCAAGGAATTCCGGCAGCTGTTCCGGGATCCCCGCCTGGCGCGCATGGTGCTGGTGTCGCCGATGATCCAGCTGATCATCTTCGGCTACGCCGTGAGCACCGACATCCGGCACACCAGGACCTTCGTGGTGGACCACGATCACACCCGGGCGTCGCGCGAACTGGTCCGCTCGTTCACCGCGGCGGGCTACTTCAAGATCGTGGGCCGCTCGGAGCGCTCCGCGGACCTGGTGAATGCCATGGACCACGGTTCCGCGACGGTGGGCATCGAGATCCCGCCCGGGTTCGCGCGTGCGCTCACCGCGGGCGGCGAGGGGGCCACGGTGCAGGTGATCCTGGACGGCACCAATTCCAACACCGCCACCGTGGCGCAGGGCTACGCCGAGCGCATCGTGACCGCCTACGGCGCCAGGGTGGCGGGCTCGCGCTTCGTCCCCCCGGTGGACGTGCGCGAGCGCGCGTGGTTCAACCCGGACCTGGCCAGCCGGAACTACAACATCCCCGCGGTGGTGGGCACCATCATCCTGCTGGTGTGCCTGCTGCTGACTTCGCTCGCGGTGGTGCGGGAGCGCGAACTGGGCACGCTGGAGCAGCTGCGGGTGAGCCCGCTCGAGCCCTGGGAGATGATCGCCGGCAAGACCATCCCGTTCGCGCTCATCGGGCTGCTGGACCAGGCGCTGATCCTGGGCGCCGCGGTGCTGTGGTTCCACATCCCGTTCACGGGCGCCCTGGGGCTGCTGCTGCTGGCCAGCCTGTGCTTCCTGATGACCGCGCTGGGGCTGGGGCTGTTCATCTCCTCGATCTCGACGACGCAGCAGGAGGCGTTCATGTCCACGTTCCTGGTGTTCCAGCCCATGATGCTGCTGAGCGGGTTCATGTTCCCGGTGAGCAGCATGCCGGCGGCCTTCCGCTGGTTCACGCTGCTGAACCCGCTGCGTCATTACCTCGAGATCATCCGCGGCATCTTTCTCAAGGGGGCCGGGCTGGACGCGCTGTGGCCGCAATACGGGGCGCTGCTGGCCATGGGCTGCGCCGTGATGTGGCTGGCGACCAACCGGTTCCGCAGGATCTCTGGATAA
- a CDS encoding DUF4386 domain-containing protein, translating to MNSTKAMAHRIGALYFIFMILGIVGEFLFPRFMVPGDAAATARNITAGEPTYRLGILLGIATLVIFIFLVAGLYRLLRDASRFHSMLMVLLVSTGIALAFTNLLLEFVPLMLLAGTDYMSVFTKPQLDALALGALKLHGDCAGVVTAFWGLWLLPFGILVIKSRFFPRILGVLLMIAGLAYMVSSVTGVLFPEHKRMIFRLLMPLYLGEVPIIFWMMIMGAKARQAVTPPAPAG from the coding sequence GTGAACTCAACCAAGGCGATGGCGCATCGAATCGGCGCACTCTACTTCATCTTCATGATCCTGGGAATCGTCGGCGAGTTCCTGTTTCCGAGATTCATGGTGCCCGGCGACGCCGCTGCCACGGCCCGCAACATCACCGCGGGCGAGCCCACCTACCGCCTCGGGATCCTGCTCGGGATCGCCACCCTGGTGATCTTCATCTTCCTGGTCGCGGGCCTGTACCGGTTGCTCCGGGACGCGAGCCGGTTCCACAGCATGCTCATGGTCCTGCTGGTGTCCACCGGCATCGCGCTCGCGTTCACCAACCTGCTCCTCGAGTTCGTCCCCCTGATGCTCCTGGCCGGCACCGACTACATGTCGGTGTTCACCAAGCCCCAGCTGGATGCCCTGGCGTTGGGCGCGCTCAAGTTGCACGGAGACTGCGCCGGGGTGGTCACCGCCTTCTGGGGACTGTGGCTTCTTCCCTTCGGCATCCTCGTCATCAAGTCCCGCTTCTTCCCCCGGATCCTCGGCGTCCTGCTGATGATCGCGGGCTTGGCGTACATGGTGTCGAGCGTCACAGGGGTGCTCTTCCCGGAGCACAAGCGCATGATATTCCGGCTCCTGATGCCGCTCTACCTCGGGGAGGTGCCGATCATCTTCTGGATGATGATCATGGGAGCGAAGGCACGGCAGGCCGTGACCCCGCCCGCGCCGGCGGGATGA
- a CDS encoding ABC transporter permease yields MGRSGPGLNRGRLLAIARKELLQLRRDRRSMWMAFVLPLLLVVMFGYAITWDVNNIPLAAVDLDGTARSRELVDAFRASGYFTVAARPARVREVEPLMDRGKVRVALVIPRGFAADLGAGRTAPLQVLLDGSDANTATIAMGYTQGIVRSYSNRVALRASGMRLPVATRSRVWFNQELASRNMIVPGLIPVIMMIIAAMLTSLTIAREWERGTMEQLASTPVHRLEVVLGKLLPYLCIGIADVVLASVVGVLLFHVPFRGNAALLMVLATAFLVGALGLGMFISAVARSQVLATQMAMVATFLPAFLLSGFMFSIDVMPAPLQAISLLVPARYFLVVTRGIFLKGVGVHVLLLQGLLMLAFAAAGLALATRAFRKELR; encoded by the coding sequence ATGGGTAGGAGCGGCCCCGGGCTGAACCGCGGTCGCCTGCTGGCGATCGCGCGCAAGGAACTGCTGCAGCTGCGCCGCGACCGCCGCAGCATGTGGATGGCGTTCGTGCTGCCGCTGCTGCTGGTGGTGATGTTCGGCTACGCCATCACCTGGGACGTGAACAATATCCCGCTGGCGGCGGTGGACCTGGACGGCACCGCCCGCAGCCGGGAGCTGGTGGACGCCTTCCGCGCCTCCGGCTACTTCACCGTGGCGGCGCGTCCCGCGCGGGTGCGGGAGGTGGAGCCGCTGATGGACCGCGGCAAGGTGCGCGTGGCGCTGGTCATCCCCCGCGGCTTCGCCGCCGACCTGGGCGCGGGGCGCACCGCCCCGCTGCAGGTGCTGCTGGACGGCAGCGACGCCAACACCGCCACCATCGCGATGGGCTACACCCAGGGCATCGTGCGCTCCTACTCCAACCGCGTCGCGCTGCGCGCCAGCGGGATGCGCCTTCCGGTGGCCACCCGCAGCCGGGTGTGGTTCAACCAGGAGCTGGCCAGCCGCAACATGATCGTGCCGGGGCTGATCCCGGTGATCATGATGATCATCGCGGCCATGCTCACCTCGCTCACCATCGCGCGCGAGTGGGAGCGCGGGACCATGGAGCAGCTGGCGTCCACCCCGGTGCACCGGCTGGAGGTGGTGCTGGGCAAGCTGCTGCCCTACCTGTGCATCGGCATCGCGGACGTGGTGCTGGCCAGCGTGGTGGGGGTGCTGCTCTTCCACGTGCCGTTCCGCGGCAACGCGGCGCTGCTGATGGTCCTGGCCACCGCGTTCCTGGTGGGCGCGCTGGGTCTGGGCATGTTCATCTCGGCGGTGGCGCGCTCGCAGGTTCTGGCCACGCAGATGGCCATGGTGGCCACGTTCCTGCCCGCGTTCCTGCTCTCGGGCTTCATGTTCAGCATTGATGTCATGCCCGCTCCGCTGCAGGCCATCAGCCTGCTGGTGCCCGCGCGCTACTTCCTGGTGGTGACGCGGGGGATCTTCCTCAAGGGCGTGGGCGTGCACGTCCTGCTGCTCCAGGGACTGCTGATGCTGGCGTTTGCCGCCGCCGGCCTGGCGCTGGCCACCCGCGCGTTCCGCAAGGAGCTCCGGTGA
- a CDS encoding PEP-CTERM sorting domain-containing protein: MKQLWFVLMLGTLLVAGQAGAMNLVTNGGFENPVVPPGSPYLIDVTPFGWTGTGDIAVQGYAGAVSSGDGNQWFDLNPGVGTGSGISQDVFLTAGTAYEFSFLFNGGGGGSTTEISYFLGSGSGTVLSGVVSTAGMDVYGGTLWRGLGATFIPPTSEVRTLRFLPNGAYSGGFIDKVELLEPSAAIPEPATLLLFGTALAGLAKSRRRGK; the protein is encoded by the coding sequence ATGAAGCAGCTGTGGTTCGTGCTCATGCTCGGAACGCTCCTTGTCGCCGGCCAGGCCGGCGCGATGAACCTGGTCACGAATGGCGGGTTCGAGAATCCGGTGGTGCCGCCCGGCAGTCCGTACCTCATTGACGTCACGCCTTTTGGCTGGACCGGCACCGGGGACATTGCCGTGCAGGGCTATGCCGGAGCCGTGTCGAGCGGTGATGGAAACCAGTGGTTCGACCTCAATCCGGGGGTGGGAACGGGATCCGGCATCTCGCAGGATGTCTTCCTGACCGCCGGCACGGCCTACGAATTCTCGTTCCTCTTCAACGGCGGCGGCGGGGGTTCGACAACGGAGATCTCCTACTTCCTGGGGTCAGGCTCGGGAACCGTCCTGTCCGGAGTCGTTTCGACGGCGGGGATGGACGTGTACGGCGGCACGCTGTGGAGGGGCCTCGGGGCCACGTTCATTCCTCCCACCAGCGAGGTGCGGACGCTCAGGTTCCTTCCGAATGGCGCCTATTCGGGTGGTTTCATTGACAAGGTGGAACTGCTGGAGCCCTCGGCCGCCATTCCGGAGCCGGCCACCCTGCTCCTCTTCGGAACCGCGCTGGCAGGCCTGGCGAAGTCGAGGCGCAGAGGGAAATAG
- a CDS encoding M3 family oligoendopeptidase, with product MSPNQQSLAAWIDAHTRAIEPKAFAALDAEWKANTTGREDDQALSARLQAEYIRHYGSASDFAELKAFRSQGTPEDPLLARQLDRLYRAYLGNQMAPKVIEELVRMQKALEGTFNNFRAELNGTPVTDNRIKDILRDETDNGARRAAWEASKQIGTRTCAGIRELARRRNIEAKRLGFRDYFAMGLELQELDETRLFDTFAKLEQLSDAPFTAWREQLDESLAKRFGVRPSEVGPWHMADPFFQEAPPSDVSLDGYFAEKKLETLAKTHFDGTGMPVDDLLARADLYERDGKCQHAFCMSIDRRDDVRVLCNLKSNEKWMGTLLHELGHAVYDKYCDRGLPFLLREPAHILSTEAIAMLNGRFTHCPEWLEKIVGVPATEARALGVKLRRHLGREFMLLTRWVMVMTHFERDLYADPEGVPDSRWWDYVERFQKLARPAGRNAPDWASKIHLAVAPVYYQNYLLGEMMASQLARHVSGRVLGSADGALGALVNRKEVGEYFVNGLFALGARHPWEVTLEKCTGEGLNPAHFVAEYAG from the coding sequence GTGAGCCCCAATCAACAGTCCCTGGCTGCCTGGATTGACGCCCACACCCGGGCCATCGAGCCCAAGGCCTTCGCCGCCCTGGACGCCGAGTGGAAGGCCAACACCACCGGCCGCGAGGACGACCAGGCCCTGAGCGCGCGGCTGCAGGCGGAGTACATCCGCCACTACGGGAGTGCCTCCGACTTCGCCGAGCTCAAGGCGTTCCGGTCCCAGGGCACCCCGGAGGACCCGCTCCTCGCGCGCCAGCTGGACCGGCTGTACCGCGCCTACCTGGGCAACCAGATGGCCCCCAAGGTAATCGAGGAGCTGGTCAGGATGCAGAAAGCCCTCGAGGGGACGTTCAACAACTTCCGGGCGGAACTGAACGGAACACCGGTCACGGACAACCGGATCAAGGACATCCTGCGCGACGAGACGGACAACGGCGCGCGGCGGGCCGCGTGGGAGGCCAGCAAGCAGATCGGCACGCGCACCTGCGCGGGCATCCGAGAGCTGGCGCGCCGGCGGAACATCGAGGCGAAGCGCCTGGGCTTCCGCGACTACTTCGCGATGGGTCTCGAGCTCCAGGAACTGGACGAGACGCGGCTGTTCGACACCTTCGCGAAGCTGGAGCAGCTCTCCGACGCGCCGTTCACGGCGTGGCGCGAGCAGCTGGACGAATCCCTGGCGAAGCGCTTCGGCGTGCGGCCCTCGGAGGTCGGCCCGTGGCACATGGCGGACCCTTTCTTCCAGGAGGCGCCCCCCAGCGACGTGTCGCTGGACGGCTACTTCGCGGAGAAGAAGCTCGAGACCCTGGCGAAGACCCACTTCGACGGCACGGGAATGCCGGTGGACGACCTGCTGGCCCGCGCCGATCTCTACGAGCGCGACGGCAAGTGCCAGCACGCGTTCTGCATGAGCATCGACCGGCGCGACGACGTGCGCGTGCTGTGCAATCTCAAGTCCAACGAGAAGTGGATGGGCACGCTGCTCCACGAACTGGGCCACGCGGTGTACGACAAGTACTGCGACCGCGGGCTGCCGTTCCTGTTGCGCGAGCCCGCGCACATCCTGTCCACCGAGGCCATCGCCATGTTGAACGGGCGCTTCACCCATTGCCCCGAGTGGCTGGAGAAGATCGTCGGCGTACCGGCGACGGAAGCCAGGGCGCTGGGCGTGAAGCTGCGCCGCCACCTGGGCCGCGAGTTCATGCTGCTGACCCGCTGGGTGATGGTGATGACCCACTTCGAGCGCGACCTGTACGCCGATCCGGAGGGGGTTCCCGATTCGCGCTGGTGGGACTACGTGGAGCGCTTCCAGAAGCTGGCGCGCCCCGCGGGCCGCAACGCGCCCGACTGGGCCTCCAAGATCCACCTCGCCGTGGCGCCGGTGTACTACCAGAACTACCTGCTGGGCGAGATGATGGCCTCCCAGCTGGCGCGCCACGTGTCCGGCCGCGTCCTGGGCTCCGCCGACGGCGCGCTCGGAGCGCTGGTGAACCGCAAGGAAGTCGGGGAGTACTTCGTGAACGGCCTGTTCGCCCTGGGGGCGCGCCATCCCTGGGAAGTGACCCTGGAGAAGTGCACCGGCGAGGGTCTCAACCCGGCGCACTTCGTGGCGGAGTACGCCGGCTGA
- a CDS encoding methyltransferase domain-containing protein, whose amino-acid sequence MASAGAADRFAGHTKLHLGCGPHVMEGWANLDLEAGEGAIAFDLTRPLPLADGAITHVYSEHFLEHLTREQGLALMRECHRVLVPGGVLRVSTPDLAKMVMEYLMSRTTEWRDMEWNPATPCQMMNEGMRLWGHQFLYDEKELRAMLVEAGFEAAQRLAWRQSGRAELRGLETRPYHGEIILEAVK is encoded by the coding sequence ATGGCCTCCGCCGGCGCCGCCGACCGGTTCGCGGGCCACACGAAGCTGCACCTGGGGTGCGGCCCGCACGTGATGGAAGGCTGGGCCAACCTCGACCTCGAGGCCGGCGAAGGCGCCATCGCCTTCGACCTCACCCGGCCCCTGCCCCTGGCGGACGGCGCCATCACCCACGTGTACTCGGAGCACTTCCTGGAGCACCTCACCCGCGAGCAGGGCCTGGCCCTGATGCGCGAGTGTCACCGGGTGCTGGTCCCGGGCGGGGTGCTGCGCGTCAGCACCCCCGACCTGGCGAAGATGGTGATGGAGTACCTCATGAGCCGCACCACCGAGTGGCGGGACATGGAGTGGAATCCCGCCACGCCCTGCCAGATGATGAACGAGGGCATGCGGCTGTGGGGGCACCAGTTCCTCTATGACGAGAAGGAGCTGCGGGCGATGCTGGTGGAGGCGGGGTTCGAGGCGGCGCAGCGACTTGCGTGGCGGCAGAGCGGGCGCGCGGAATTGCGCGGCCTGGAGACCCGGCCGTACCACGGGGAGATCATCCTGGAGGCGGTGAAGTAG